A segment of the Hemicordylus capensis ecotype Gifberg chromosome 6, rHemCap1.1.pri, whole genome shotgun sequence genome:
GGTAGTTCAATGGGGCAGGGCTCATTTGGCAAATGGAGGGATAGCTCAAAGAGGGGGTAGTTGCTGGAAGTATGCATTATTAATGCACAGCAAAGAAATCCTGACAACTTTATTTTGAGATAAAGTGCACCATGGGGATTGATTTATATCAACCCCATCTGTTGCTTTTTGTGTTAACTGGAGGCTGACCAGTTCTCAAATAATGGGGAAAGGTAGCTGCACCCTTAATGAAACCCACAAGCCCCACCTGATCCCATTTAGCCAAATCATGTACCGGTATCCTTAAAGTGGTAGTTAAGGAGGGCATCACAAAAGTTAAAGCAGCCAGATCCCCTCTGGCTACTTTGTAATTTGAGCACTGGTAAGCACTCATAGCATCCCACATTTCTTTACCAAATGCCACATTTTCTGGGAGCAGTAACTGAACCAGCAAAAGTGAAGGGGAGGGCATAATAACAAAAATTCCCTTTTCTGTTTCATTCCTTTTCCCTTGAGAGAAACCCTCCCTCTAGCAGGAAGAAGCCATTTTtgtaaatgcacacacacacctgccacatgCCTTATTTCTCCAGAGAATGATGCTGTCCCCTCTCATAAAGCTGTAAGAGGATCTGTCAAGTTGGGTTTTGTTGTGCATAACAGCCCATTTCTCAGTGTTATCAGGGTGCAGCTCCCTGAAGTGTCATGAAAAATGCAGGAGAAATACCCAGGCTTGACTATCCCCTGCAGCCCAAGATGGATGCACAGTTGTTGCTTAGTTTAAAAAAGtgctgcaagagagagagagagagacagacagacacacacacacacacactctctctctctctctctctctaggtctAGGAAACAGAAAGCAGCTTCAATGAGATTTGGGCCACTCCAGTGCTGCTTTTCCTCCTAGAAAAGTATGCATtggattcagtgttccctctaaggcgtgcatgcatggtttctgatgttcactcagttaattttagatcccactcaggttgaatcaggaaggccccactttgaaagCACATGCaagcacactgccttgatactgccactcagaacaaaactcattccgcaaacaGGTGAAAGAAATTAACACTGAATTTGGATTGCAGCTTTTTAGCCTGAATCTACCCAATTTTAATCACTTAATTCTTCAACTGTATGTTTAGGAATGCTTGTCTTGTTATGACAAATTCAAGAGGTTTTGCTCATGATTCTCAACTGATCTACAAATGACGCAAACCCACACTGTGGAGCATGGACCCTGGATTCCCATCTAAAATGGACATCTCACATGTCATGCTTTTGAGTGCAGTATGCTAGAAGGCATTTTAGAAATTGCCTAGTcatttcagtgtgtgcaatataTACTTAAGAGCATGGATCTTCTTGCCTCGATCAGTGATGGCTATATTCAACCCAATCTTAGGCAAACTTACACAGAAACAAGACCCCCTGAGGAggagttatttaaaatatttatagaccacttttcaacaaaaagttctcaaagcagtttacaaagcaaaatatATGAAAAAATGGTCCCCCATCCTGAAgactcaaacttttttttttttacaaaaagaaaacacatgcaagatatgccagcaacagccactggagagtcACTATGCTGGGCTGTATTGGGACAGTTGGTCTCCTCCTGCTAAaaagaagagaaccaccactttagaaGTTGTCTCTCTGCCAGTTTAGCAAGGAGACGTCAGTGGAGTTTACTCATATCTGCTTgttataggattgcagcctctaAGCCTTTTACTGGCTATATTATGTGGGAGATTATtttcttacctggaagtaagttccattgaactcagcgggacttctaagtaaacatgaaCATGGACAGGTGGCACAAAAGACATAGAGCTTGTTTTCAAAGATGGGATATTCCCACTGGGGACTGCCCAACAAAGCCAGCCTCCATGCCCTCAAGGGCTAGGGTCTGGATTTGTGCCCCCTTGCCCTTATCCAGGGCTTGAACAAATAGAGCTAGTGTATGTTGCTGTTGCCATCAGGTCTAGGCAAAAGTATAAGACATCTGAAGTAGGTAGACTAGTGAACAGCTGCCATCATCCTGCCCAACAGGATGGAAGTTTCCCATTTTGAAATTCATGTATCTCCTGTACATGCCTAGTGATTGTTACAATTAGTTAAAACATTGATTTCTAGCTAAATAGAGGCTTTAAACAATCTAAAAGCATAAGCCAAAATCTTTGGTCATGCAGCCCACATGTGTTTTGCATGGCAGAATTATATCTGTTTTAGAGACAAGAGATAGATTTGTTTGGATCTCTCTGCATACATGCAAGGATAAGAAACAAGTTCACTTACACGATGACTAAGGCTGCATTCCTGTGTATGCAAGACTCTGTACACTTAATTGGAAGTCCCACTTAACAAGATGGAACttgtttccaagtaaacatgtttatGATTAGGCTGCAAGAAGTGTCCAGAactttcaaaaaccaagagaTCATAGTCACAGGACAAAAACAGCATTTCTTCATGAGACCAAACATCTATGCATGCTGTTTGGTTGGTAGATTCACACATATGCATAATTTGAGAATTGAAAACACTCAGATATTTGGAGGGCATACAATAGGAATACAGGATCACTCTTATCAGCTCAGCAGATGACCGTAccaagatactgaaaggcatcttctgGATTCTAGTGCCTGTGATGATCTACTTGTTTGCTGAGTCTGGTGGAGAGCCCATAAAGATAAAGATAACACATAGCTTGTATCATTTGTAATGCCCGCCCTTAGAAGTTAGATCTGTCCCCCAGTGTTCTCATGATTAGGTTTTTGGAGATTATACACATAGGCTTTACTGTGTCTGCTTGTATTAAATTCAGGTTTACCTTTAAACTAGGCCAATTAAAAAATTCTAAGTAAATTTTTGAGAAATCACCCCCCCCATGAAAAATAGTTATTTACCCTGCTGTTGGAGCAGCAAGATTACCAAATTCCTCGGGTGCATTTGGGGCTTAATGCAATATGCATTTTGGCAGCTTGCTGTTTTGTTGTGGAAGATGATGAAGGCAACAACTTGTTTCATTTGATGCCAGGTAAGTAGTTAAGTGATCTCTGTTGAGATCCATTTCCACTGGTATGGGTCATGCAAACTCTGCATTTTCACAGAACTACTCATGAGGTAGATTATGAAGGGCTCTGCTGAACGCGAAAAGAGATGCTGAACGTGAAAAGAGATGTCTATCTGCAGAAGTCATCCGAAACAGCCTTGCTCTACCTATTATGGTGTGCCTCTCGGCCTCCTCTAGAGTTGCACTCAGATTATGGAACTCCCTCCCTCAGAAAGCTAGCCCCCTTGGCTGCTGGCTCTACGATAGCTAAAATTGCTGATTGGGTAGCTTTAGTCTGTGTCTGCTGATCTTGATTTCTATGGTTTTATAGAATTTTGTTTCTAGGCTGTGAGCTCACTTGGGACCGGGAAACATCTAATTCCTTTTGCTATTTAGATTGCTTTGAAaactgttgttgttgaaaagcatataTAATATTGTAAATAAAAAGTTATTTGTTATTGTTTTGAGATTGTATACGATCTTGGATGGTTTTAAACAGAAAggcagtttgttgttgttgtttttaaagatgctttTGCTAAGAGAAGTTTGGTCCAGCAATAACTGCCAATTCTAttcaatttttttgtttaaatattgTTCTAGAAGCCCACAAGCTTCCCAGTACATTTTCACAATCACTATTCACACACCCTCCCAGATGAAATGGTTATCTTGGAGCACAAGAAGTCTCAGCTCTCTGTTTTAGAAACAGCCAGCTGATCAGCTCCTTGAAGCAACCGACAACTCATGCAGGACCCTAAACCAATGGTAATGATCTTTTTAGATCTCTGAGACAGATGCAGGCATTAAAAAcaccaacaaacacacacaaaaataatggAGATGCAATTAGTCTGATAGCCATCCTTCATCTGAAAAAATCTTGTTCAAGCAGAACAGAAAAAGGCAGCAGCCAAACTGGGATTTGAGTAGTTACCCTGCAGGAATGGTTAATGAAATTAACTAATTTAGAGGAAGGCCTGTGAATTAGGAGACTCGAGGAACAACTCTGCAGGTCATGCAGCTGTATGCAAATCCATGAGAAGTATTCAGCATTGTGAGAAGTGTCTGTTCCCCTCCACTCTCTGTTTAAAATGTTCAAGAAGTGTTGGGAGGCTAGTGCCAAATGGTGTGCCTCTGACACAAGCACCATGGAGTCCTGTAGCTGGACCAAGGGGGCAATCTCCAAGGAGGGCCTCAAGTCCAGCCACAGTGCTGAAAAAGTGTCAGGCCATTTCTTATAGAGGCTCCACGTCTCCCCTTGGCCTGTGGGGCTTGCGGTATTTGCACTGGATCCACACTCTGTACATGGTGACTTGCTTTCCCCTGTTCACTTGGAGACGGCGATCCACCAGATTTTGGACTTTCTCCAAGCCAGCAGTAGTGAAGAGCGAATCCAGCTCATCTGAGGAACAATGCAGAGAAAGTTAAATCTCACCGTTGTAAAGAACTACAAGGCCATCAAGTTCAAGCTTCAAGCAGCAGTAGAGGTCCCCTGCTACCTTGACTCATCAGCTCTATACTATACAAACCAGAGTCTACCACAACAGAGAAAAATCCAAGGTCAatagggaaagaaaggaagagccTTTTCCAGCAGGCAATAATAGAAGcagaaaaacagaaaccattCAGAATTTTCCTGCTGACACCAGAATCAGAAACACATTGGTTTAGAGGCAAACTATGGTTCACAGTAACCTTTGTTTGCCCAATTTGAATATCATGGCGAGCTGGTTACCAAAATCCACAATGTGAATAAGGGAGGGAACAGGGTATAAAGcagggcaaacctggccctccagctgttgttgaactacaactcccatcatcctcagccacaataaattattcaATAAAGTTCAACTGCAGCTGGAAGGCTAAGTTTGCTCACCTCTGGTGTAAAGCCTAAGCACTTCTCCAACAGCCAATTGGCGGTGACATCTGGATTAAGCCTATGTAAGCATTTAATCCACCATCCTGAAGCTTCTCTTCATCTCCTTGTTTCTGATTCGTGACTATTTTTGCCATCATGTTTTAGTTCTTGTTTTGTAGTTTTTAGTTTTGGGCTGGGGAAGCAAATATACAaaggaaatgtatttatttatttaatttgtatactgcccactaccgaagtctctaggtggtttacaacaaatgcCTCAGGAGTACCAAACTGTGGAAGTCGTTCTACTCACTGCCATCCAGGAACACCCCTCGTACAAAACCACTTCCCACCCTCTTCATACGAGGCACCAAGCCAAGTTCTCAAACTAGTGACCCTCCAGGTGGCAAATGGAAGCTGAACCTCTACAGCCTGTGGCTGGACTTGCCAGCTGGTTACCTTGCGTGAAGAAATACACCCTGGTGCCATCTCCTCTTACATAGAAGTTGTCAGCCAGACATTGAcctgggagagaggaaggagggttCTGACCACAGCTCAGACTCCTCCAATCGtgttgcccccgccccccgcaaaagGTAACGAGCAGTTGCAATCTGCAGCACTCTCTGCACCCCCCACAAAACACTTCATTTCTTGCCAGTTAAGCCACTGAAAATGCAGATTTTTCCATTCTCCCCCCTTTCAGGTATATTTTTCTTTGTCGCTCTTTCTTCCATAAACATATAAAAGCCCTTCCCAGAAAGCATGTGTTTTAAATACCTGGCCATCAAGCaacctctcccttctccctctgaTATATTCTTGATTTCTCCTCTCCCAGCTCCCACCAGAAGCTCAGTTGTGTGTTACAGTACAGCAGAGGGAGAGTATACATCTCGCCCAAGAAATGAAAACCACAAACCCAGCTATTGCCTACCAGAAGTGACCCCCCTGCCGTCAGTGACATTAGGATAAGCATTACTGGCTGAGAGCTAAAAGTGTTAGCTCATGTGAAAACAACTCCTTCCCCCTTTTATCTAAAAAGATTCAGAAAAATGTGCTCCCTCATTCACATACAAATGCTACCTGCACTTTCAGCAGCCTCTCCTCCTAATTCTGCTTTTGCCTatggaggagaggaagagccTTCATTTTCTTAGAACTAGTTTAGGGGCTCTGCTCAATAATGAAGTGCAGacacttaaaaaaagaagagtaCTGAATTTCAGAGGGAGTGATCACGTCCCACACAGACTGTCATATCCTGGTCCCACCACCTTACCCCAACATACCTTTCTTAAAACGGAGCTGGGCCAAATCATAACGGCCATAATCACGTAAAAGAATCATACCACCAGGTTTTAGAAGCCGGCTAAGTCTGCTGATGACGCCCTGCATTCTGGAGAAAAGAAACACATTTTGAGAGTGAGAATATCTGGCAGCCAAAGATAAATGCTGGTAAAGTTCCCCTGGGCAACAATCAAGGAAGAAGGTAAATCTTGGTATTAACTATTTCCACTGCTCACCCACAGTATAGTTAACATTTGCCTTAGTCCCACTTGTTCCCTGCTTCTCACAATAATCCAATTGTGCAGTGCAAATCcgacacccaccccccaccccgcccttgcATTACTATCTGGATAATGCAGGCAGATCATGTAGCAAGAGTTCCATACTTTTCTGGAAGAAGAGCTGAAAGGACAAAGATGAGGACCACCACATCCAGACTCTCATCTGGCATTGGAAAGGGGGTCTGATTCTCACACAGGTCGTGAATGAAGGCAAAGCAACGAGACTGGTCGTATTCTGGATGGGTCTGTATGGGCACAGAATTATCTTTTTTATAGTACAGGtcttattcccccccacccccacagcccagTGGAATAGCTTAGGCTaagagagagcaacttgtccgAGGCCTACTCTGTCAGCCTTATGGCCAGctagagatttgaacctgggtctcctccATGTCTAAGACCAACATTTAATGCATTGCACCACATGCCCCCACATTTCTGCACCAGTACACCTCAAACATTGCATCTTAAATAAAGGATGCTTTTGCAGAAATTAATTCTGCATAAGCAATTGCAGAATTctcacatgtgcagtggcccaaGTGATGTGACGCTGTATTGCTCACACACACTTCTTTACCTTTGCAAACAGTTAATCTTACTCTAAAGCAAACAGTTCCTTTTTTAGTTTGAATCAGTTTTTAAGATTGTGGAACCCCCGGGGACAGGActattaacatttttttaaaaatctgtaagtgGCTCTGAGCTCATGGgcaagaatgggatataaatcaaataaatcagcaaacaaacaaacaaatcagcaaacaaacaaacaaattggttTTTACCTGGACAAGGTCCACTGCTGTAGTGCAGAAGTCACAGCAATACACAAACAAGCCTGGATCACTGAAATGAACCCGAGAAGCCTGGTAAGTAATGCTTAATATCATTTTCAGAATGagggcagctgcaggggagtTTTCAAAGATGGTGCCCTTTGGCAGGAAGGGCCATATGAAGGCTATGTGTGGAAGGCAAGCTGTCACCTTCATCTGCTGCAGAACTGTATGA
Coding sequences within it:
- the LOC128330250 gene encoding tRNA N(3)-methylcytidine methyltransferase METTL2-like isoform X3, yielding MEGKGSNLGIVSSPIRLVFFNTTPDAYELNANKYWNDFYKTHDNGFFKDRHWLFTEFPELAPNQNVNQIDKSTSEDSDIVRNAKNSGPGGCCGNGLGSMETGVSEHLLDSETSSFDTVHQLHKEEEMALQKLAELQLSDRDFPGSSATYRILEVGCGAGNTVFPILQTNNDPGLFVYCCDFCTTAVDLVQTHPEYDQSRCFAFIHDLCENQTPFPMPDESLDVVVLIFVLSALLPEKMQGVISRLSRLLKPGGMILLRDYGRYDLAQLRFKKGQCLADNFYVRGDGTRVYFFTQDELDSLFTTAGLEKVQNLVDRRLQVNRGKQVTMYRVWIQCKYRKPHRPRGDVEPL